In a single window of the Verrucomicrobiaceae bacterium genome:
- the ppk2 gene encoding polyphosphate kinase 2 — translation MRRINTRDGIIQLLKNNKIKTSSVVETLRYEEELERLQVELVRLQRWVQEKGKRIASLFEGRDAAGKGGSIRRFTEHLNPRAMRVVALPKPTDQERGQWYFQRYVRQLPNAGEIVFFDRSWYNRSVVEPVNGFCSDRDYDRFLQQVPEFEHMLYEDGVTIIKFWFSISKEEQLRRFESRRHNPLKQWKLSPIDMKAQEQWDRYTHFKEQMFSKTHTSFSPWVIVRANNKKKARLESIRHVLNSLPYYAKETTPQVNLTPDPNVITRFHRATSTLD, via the coding sequence ATGCGCCGCATCAACACCCGCGACGGCATCATCCAGCTCCTCAAGAACAACAAGATCAAGACCAGCTCCGTCGTGGAGACACTGCGCTATGAAGAGGAACTAGAGCGTCTCCAGGTGGAGCTCGTCCGCCTCCAGCGCTGGGTGCAAGAGAAAGGCAAACGCATCGCCAGCCTCTTCGAGGGCCGTGACGCGGCAGGCAAAGGCGGCTCCATCCGCCGCTTCACCGAGCATCTCAATCCCCGCGCCATGCGTGTCGTCGCCCTACCAAAGCCCACCGATCAGGAGCGCGGCCAGTGGTATTTCCAGCGTTACGTGCGGCAGCTCCCAAATGCGGGCGAGATCGTCTTTTTCGACCGTAGTTGGTACAATCGTTCCGTCGTCGAGCCGGTGAACGGATTCTGCTCAGATCGGGATTATGACCGCTTCCTCCAGCAGGTGCCAGAGTTTGAGCACATGCTCTATGAGGACGGCGTCACGATCATTAAATTCTGGTTCTCCATTTCCAAAGAAGAGCAGCTACGCCGCTTTGAGTCCCGCAGGCATAATCCGCTGAAGCAGTGGAAGCTCAGCCCCATCGACATGAAGGCCCAGGAGCAATGGGACCGCTACACCCATTTCAAAGAGCAGATGTTCAGCAAAACGCACACCTCCTTCAGTCCCTGGGTCATCGTGCGTGCGAACAATAAAAAGAAGGCCCGCCTCGAAAGCATCCGCCATGTGCTCAATTCGCTGCCCTATTACGCGAAAGAAACCACGCCGCAGGTCAATCTCACACCAGACCCCAATGTGATCACTCGCTTCCACCGTGCTACCAGCACGCTGGATTGA
- a CDS encoding HAD-IA family hydrolase: MSSPAFVSDVGKVLIDFDFLPAARRLAEKCPHPAETVLRCFDDIKGPYEDGRMSDAEFVRDGMRLTGFTGTAEEFVSIWCEIFTENTPMRPVLASLAGKVPMYLLSNTSGLHVDYFWKTYDLFQHFDGGVYSHEARCSKPGEEIFRHTIEKYDLDPARTFYVDDLLPNIETAARMGFEVFHYSFAKHAEFEAAVAAWRVAQGIG; the protein is encoded by the coding sequence ATGTCTTCTCCAGCTTTTGTATCTGATGTCGGTAAGGTTTTGATCGACTTCGACTTCCTCCCCGCCGCACGGCGCTTGGCCGAAAAGTGCCCGCATCCAGCGGAGACCGTGCTGCGCTGCTTTGATGACATCAAAGGGCCGTATGAGGACGGGCGGATGTCGGATGCGGAGTTTGTGCGGGATGGCATGCGGCTGACCGGCTTCACCGGCACGGCGGAGGAGTTTGTGAGCATCTGGTGCGAGATTTTCACCGAAAACACGCCGATGCGGCCAGTGCTGGCATCGCTAGCTGGTAAGGTGCCGATGTACCTGCTCTCCAATACGAGCGGGCTGCATGTGGACTACTTCTGGAAGACGTATGACCTGTTTCAGCACTTCGATGGCGGAGTGTACTCGCATGAGGCGCGGTGCTCGAAGCCGGGGGAGGAGATTTTTCGCCACACGATCGAAAAATACGATCTCGACCCGGCGCGGACCTTCTATGTGGACGATCTGCTGCCGAATATCGAGACAGCGGCCAGGATGGGTTTTGAGGTGTTTCATTACAGCTTTGCGAAGCATGCAGAATTCGAGGCTGCCGTGGCAGCGTGGCGGGTAGCGCAGGGCATCGGTTGA
- a CDS encoding DUF47 family protein codes for METPYPSIFQRLRARLFPKMPDFYAILTEQSRLVAATTGLLVDFMETNAPSIAARIVQDEHDQDDLKVQNLIILNEAFATPMDREDIYRALLALDDVTNYCKTTIREMEILGVTPDQHTLEAAMHIHEGAQALAAGFAKLAHQPLSAGPDADLARKAERRTEKSYRRALSVLFQGTDYLNMFKRREIYRHLSNAADRVSAAGSSLQDILVKLV; via the coding sequence ATGGAAACTCCCTACCCCTCCATCTTCCAGCGCCTGCGAGCCCGCCTGTTCCCGAAGATGCCAGATTTCTATGCCATCCTCACGGAGCAGAGCCGCCTCGTCGCGGCCACCACGGGTCTGCTGGTGGACTTTATGGAGACGAATGCACCCAGCATCGCCGCCCGCATCGTCCAAGACGAGCATGATCAAGATGATCTGAAAGTGCAAAACCTCATCATCCTCAATGAAGCCTTCGCCACGCCCATGGACAGAGAGGATATCTACCGCGCTCTCCTCGCGCTCGATGATGTGACGAACTACTGCAAGACCACCATCCGCGAGATGGAGATACTCGGCGTCACACCCGATCAGCACACGCTGGAGGCCGCCATGCACATCCACGAGGGAGCACAGGCACTCGCAGCGGGTTTTGCCAAGCTCGCCCACCAGCCCCTCAGCGCGGGCCCAGATGCAGACCTCGCTCGCAAAGCCGAGCGCCGCACTGAAAAATCCTACCGCCGCGCCCTCTCGGTCCTTTTCCAAGGCACCGACTATCTCAACATGTTCAAGCGCCGCGAAATCTACCGCCACCTCTCCAATGCCGCAGATCGTGTCTCCGCCGCAGGCTCTAGTTTGCAGGACATTCTGGTGAAGCTGGTGTGA
- a CDS encoding prolyl oligopeptidase family serine peptidase, which yields MSLSAIAQNWPSQVVQVGIPASDGATQQAMWFAPDVAEKKPLLVGLHTWSSDFKSAGGDAVYAEWAISQGWAFVHPDFRGPNWTPAALGSDRAVQDVVEAVAWAKKQTAVDDARIYLIGVSGGGHMAMQMAGRHPEIWAGVSAWCGIGDVGRWFHEHTKAGKSDRYAQNIIAALGKAPAMDDAEAWRRSPESCLAKAATVPLDIAHGIHDGRIGSVPFEHSLRAFNAVAQPALRLDAGSIASYYATQTRPAEWAAPAPEAVYGLKTPLFRAMSGHARVTIFEGGHEIVHQAALNWLAKQRKGQPAIWEVKEFIPIGTERSASGK from the coding sequence ATGTCTCTCTCTGCAATCGCTCAAAATTGGCCATCCCAGGTCGTGCAGGTCGGTATCCCGGCCAGTGATGGTGCGACGCAGCAGGCGATGTGGTTCGCACCGGATGTGGCAGAGAAAAAGCCGCTGCTCGTCGGTCTGCACACCTGGAGCAGTGATTTCAAATCTGCGGGTGGAGATGCGGTGTATGCGGAGTGGGCGATCTCGCAGGGATGGGCGTTCGTGCATCCAGATTTCCGTGGGCCGAACTGGACGCCTGCGGCGCTAGGCAGTGATCGAGCGGTGCAGGATGTGGTAGAGGCCGTGGCGTGGGCAAAAAAGCAGACAGCAGTGGATGATGCACGCATCTACCTCATCGGTGTGAGTGGTGGTGGTCACATGGCGATGCAGATGGCGGGCCGTCATCCTGAGATATGGGCCGGAGTCAGTGCATGGTGCGGCATCGGAGATGTGGGGCGGTGGTTTCATGAGCATACCAAGGCGGGAAAGAGCGACCGGTATGCGCAAAACATCATCGCAGCTCTGGGCAAGGCCCCCGCGATGGATGATGCGGAGGCCTGGCGTCGCTCACCGGAGAGCTGCCTAGCGAAAGCGGCCACAGTGCCGCTAGACATCGCGCATGGTATTCACGATGGCCGCATAGGCAGTGTGCCGTTCGAGCATTCACTGCGGGCATTCAATGCGGTGGCGCAGCCCGCGCTGCGGCTGGATGCGGGGAGTATCGCGAGCTACTATGCCACGCAGACACGCCCTGCTGAGTGGGCGGCACCTGCTCCAGAGGCGGTCTATGGGCTCAAAACACCGCTTTTCCGTGCGATGAGCGGCCATGCGCGTGTGACGATCTTTGAGGGCGGGCATGAGATCGTGCATCAAGCCGCGCTGAACTGGCTCGCAAAGCAGCGCAAGGGACAGCCTGCCATCTGGGAGGTGAAGGAATTCATCCCCATCGGCACTGAGCGCAGTGCGAGTGGGAAGTGA
- a CDS encoding ornithine cyclodeaminase family protein, with translation MKQIEITLLSQQDIISLNLQLEDVLGVVEQAMKEHSAGSYEMHPKIGVHPTGTDPDNFIHAMPAYLKQLGACGLKWVGGFAKNPPLGLPNVTGIQICNDVDTGIPLAVMDCAYLTGLRTAAVSTVIARRCARKDSTELALLGCGFQGGMHLRFLLQALPSIRRVRLYDVRAGAAAELAARTRQSTNFAGEIVPCESAQAALEGADVISTCTNGDEQIIRPEWFKAGAFGVGIEGGCAYTAEALHQADKFIVDDVPLVEYFQKISLGRKNDRGEENPEFPGGIPPVYSTIGDIVAGKKGGRDHAQERIIAIPIGMAICDIALGHLTLTRAREKGVGQSFKLS, from the coding sequence ATGAAACAGATCGAGATTACGTTACTGTCCCAGCAAGACATCATCAGCCTAAATCTTCAGCTGGAGGATGTGTTAGGAGTGGTCGAGCAGGCGATGAAGGAGCACTCTGCTGGCTCCTATGAAATGCATCCCAAAATCGGCGTCCACCCCACCGGCACGGATCCAGATAATTTCATTCACGCCATGCCCGCGTACCTCAAGCAGCTCGGGGCCTGTGGATTGAAATGGGTCGGCGGTTTTGCCAAAAATCCACCTCTAGGCCTGCCAAACGTCACCGGCATTCAGATCTGCAACGACGTGGATACCGGCATCCCGCTGGCTGTGATGGATTGCGCCTATCTCACAGGTTTGCGCACGGCGGCGGTGAGCACCGTCATCGCTCGTCGCTGTGCCCGTAAGGACAGCACCGAGCTGGCTCTCCTGGGCTGCGGATTCCAGGGCGGTATGCATTTGAGATTCCTCCTCCAGGCCTTGCCGAGCATCCGCCGCGTGCGTCTCTATGATGTGCGTGCAGGTGCCGCTGCAGAGCTGGCCGCTCGGACACGTCAGAGCACTAATTTTGCAGGAGAGATCGTCCCCTGTGAGTCTGCGCAGGCCGCACTGGAGGGGGCTGACGTCATTTCCACCTGTACCAATGGTGATGAGCAGATCATCCGCCCAGAGTGGTTCAAGGCGGGAGCATTCGGCGTCGGTATCGAAGGCGGCTGCGCTTACACGGCTGAGGCACTGCATCAGGCGGACAAATTCATCGTCGATGATGTGCCCCTGGTGGAGTACTTCCAAAAAATCTCTCTAGGGCGGAAAAATGACCGAGGGGAGGAGAATCCAGAATTCCCCGGCGGCATCCCACCAGTGTACTCCACGATCGGCGACATCGTGGCGGGCAAAAAGGGTGGTCGTGACCATGCACAGGAGCGGATCATCGCCATCCCCATCGGCATGGCGATCTGTGACATCGCTCTGGGGCATCTCACCCTGACTCGTGCACGCGAAAAAGGCGTGGGTCAGTCCTTCAAGTTGAGTTAA
- a CDS encoding inorganic phosphate transporter, which produces MDTLTLFATLAILLVLVFDCSNGFHDAANIIATVIASRAMTPVSAVIIVGVFEFLGPILGGTAVANTIGSFIDLSAVDPLQAVKIVLSGVTGALCWNLVTWWKGLPSSSSHALVGGLIGAVAASVGGSHVVWGFGEMMHGRVHGVMKVLLALLLSPIVGFLIGYLIQKLMLRLLSRATPRANRHLRRSQYLTSIALAFSHGANDAQKSMGIITLILVLAGFQNAFVVPFWVALACSLALTVGVLSGGWRIVRTLGFAIYRVRPLHALDSQLTSAVVILGASLIGAPVSTTHVVTTSIMGIGAAERPRAVRWNKAIEIAFTWLITIPGAGIMAVSIGAVFHAAIGLFH; this is translated from the coding sequence GTGGACACACTCACGCTTTTCGCGACTCTGGCGATCTTGCTCGTGCTTGTCTTTGACTGCTCGAACGGCTTCCACGATGCGGCCAACATCATCGCGACCGTCATCGCCTCCCGAGCGATGACGCCCGTCTCTGCCGTGATCATCGTCGGTGTCTTTGAGTTCCTCGGTCCCATCCTCGGCGGCACCGCCGTGGCAAACACCATTGGCTCCTTCATTGATCTCTCTGCGGTCGATCCTCTCCAGGCGGTGAAAATCGTCCTTTCCGGCGTCACAGGTGCTCTGTGCTGGAATCTGGTCACTTGGTGGAAGGGGCTCCCCTCCTCGTCCTCCCACGCACTCGTTGGTGGGCTCATCGGAGCCGTCGCGGCCTCCGTAGGTGGCAGTCATGTGGTTTGGGGCTTTGGAGAAATGATGCACGGACGTGTGCATGGCGTGATGAAGGTGCTACTCGCCCTACTGCTCTCCCCCATCGTCGGATTCCTCATCGGTTATTTGATTCAGAAGCTCATGCTCAGGCTCCTCTCCCGGGCCACGCCGCGTGCGAATCGCCATCTGCGCCGCTCACAGTATCTGACATCCATCGCACTCGCTTTCTCTCACGGTGCCAATGATGCGCAGAAGAGCATGGGCATCATCACCCTCATCCTCGTGCTGGCAGGCTTTCAAAATGCCTTCGTCGTGCCTTTCTGGGTCGCACTGGCCTGCTCGCTCGCTCTGACCGTGGGCGTGCTCAGTGGTGGCTGGCGCATCGTGCGCACACTGGGCTTTGCCATCTACCGTGTGCGCCCACTGCATGCACTAGATTCACAGCTCACCTCCGCCGTGGTCATTCTGGGTGCATCCCTCATCGGAGCACCTGTATCCACCACCCACGTCGTCACGACCTCCATCATGGGCATCGGCGCAGCCGAGAGGCCCCGTGCCGTGCGCTGGAATAAGGCCATCGAGATCGCCTTCACATGGCTCATCACCATCCCTGGTGCTGGCATCATGGCGGTGAGCATCGGAGCCGTCTTCCACGCCGCCATCGGCCTGTTTCATTGA